Proteins from one Tsuneonella aeria genomic window:
- a CDS encoding SPOR domain-containing protein — translation MAGQSITGDEYLGNDQLTLADPDERLPWLESGEEDEIDGGVDTGRIVGFALLALLALIAFAAGIWWFGSRGADTAIVADGSTIAAPAGPYKVRPADPGGKTFEGTGNLAPAVGEGQDTESRIADAAPRPSIDAPRTADAPAAQPSAAAEATPAPAGVPVQVGAYGSRELAEAGWRSLQSQTDKLAGVSHRVVQGQADIGTVYRLQAIAGNATAATQLCNALKGDGVACQVKR, via the coding sequence ATGGCCGGCCAATCGATCACGGGCGACGAATACCTTGGCAACGATCAACTGACGCTGGCCGACCCCGATGAACGGTTGCCGTGGCTGGAATCGGGGGAAGAGGACGAGATCGACGGCGGGGTCGATACCGGCCGCATCGTCGGCTTCGCGCTGCTCGCCCTGCTCGCCCTGATCGCGTTTGCCGCCGGCATCTGGTGGTTCGGCAGCCGCGGCGCGGATACTGCCATCGTTGCCGACGGCAGCACGATCGCGGCGCCCGCCGGCCCGTACAAGGTGCGGCCCGCCGATCCGGGCGGCAAGACGTTCGAAGGCACCGGCAACCTCGCCCCCGCGGTTGGCGAAGGGCAGGACACCGAAAGCCGCATCGCGGATGCCGCGCCCCGGCCCAGCATCGATGCGCCGCGCACCGCCGATGCGCCCGCTGCGCAACCGTCGGCGGCCGCCGAGGCGACCCCGGCGCCGGCCGGCGTTCCGGTCCAGGTGGGCGCTTATGGCAGCCGGGAACTGGCGGAGGCCGGTTGGCGCAGTCTCCAGAGCCAGACGGACAAGCTGGCCGGCGTGAGCCACCGGGTGGTCCAGGGGCAGGCCGACATCGGCACGGTCTATCGCCTTCAGGCGATTGCCGGCAACGCTACCGCGGCGACGCAGCTTTGCAACGCGCTCAAGGGCGATGGCGTCGCCTGCCAGGTGAAACGCTGA
- the argS gene encoding arginine--tRNA ligase: MSEPQTLHAAFAARIGAVLRALELEGALPPGASEAAVTVEPPRDPSHGDLATNAAMALAKAAATNPRSLAEKIVAHLARDPAITGAEIAGPGFINLRLADSEWLRELETIAAVGADYGRSATGAGRRVNVEYVSANPTGPMHMGHCRGAVVGDALANLLEFVGHPVIREYYVNDAGAQVDVLARSAHVRYREALGEQVGAVPEGLYPGDYLVPVGEQLAERFGDRFAAAPEAEWLPEFKRIAVAAMMDMIRADLALLGIRHDVFASEAELQAAGKPAEAEAWMRAHDLVYDGVLEAPKGKTPDDWEPVELPLFRATRFGDDQDRPIRKSDGNWTYFGADLAYHMQKAAAADELIDIWGADHAGTVKRIKAAVSALAEGEGRAIPFDVKLVQMVQLLRNGEPVKMSKRSGTFVTLSEVAEEVGKDVVRFTMLTRKPEAQMEFDFAKVVEASKDNPVFYVQYASARIHSTLRKAAAEGIAPDPAALDRLGGDEIALIRLAAQFPRIVEAAAVAREPHRIAFFLYDLAAAFHAFWNAGNDSPDKRIIVAGDPTLTAARLFLASQIVQVIRNGLAILGVEAVEEM, from the coding sequence ATGTCGGAACCCCAGACCCTGCACGCGGCCTTCGCGGCCCGCATCGGAGCCGTGCTCCGCGCCCTCGAGCTGGAAGGCGCGCTGCCCCCCGGCGCATCGGAGGCGGCCGTGACGGTGGAGCCGCCGCGCGACCCGTCGCACGGCGATCTTGCCACTAATGCCGCGATGGCGCTGGCCAAGGCGGCGGCGACCAACCCCCGCAGCCTTGCGGAAAAGATCGTTGCGCACCTGGCGCGCGACCCTGCGATCACCGGCGCGGAGATCGCCGGGCCGGGGTTCATCAACCTGCGCCTCGCCGACAGCGAATGGCTGCGTGAACTGGAAACGATCGCCGCGGTCGGCGCCGACTATGGCCGGTCCGCGACCGGCGCGGGGCGGCGGGTGAACGTCGAATACGTCTCCGCCAACCCTACCGGTCCGATGCACATGGGCCATTGCCGCGGGGCGGTGGTGGGCGATGCCCTGGCGAACCTGCTGGAATTCGTCGGCCACCCGGTGATCCGCGAATATTATGTCAACGATGCCGGCGCGCAGGTGGACGTGCTCGCCCGGTCGGCCCACGTGCGGTATCGCGAAGCGCTCGGCGAACAAGTCGGCGCGGTGCCCGAAGGTCTCTACCCCGGCGACTATCTCGTTCCCGTGGGCGAGCAGCTGGCGGAGCGGTTCGGGGATCGCTTCGCCGCCGCGCCGGAAGCCGAGTGGCTCCCCGAATTCAAGCGCATCGCGGTCGCCGCGATGATGGACATGATCCGCGCCGACCTCGCCCTGCTGGGTATCCGGCACGACGTGTTCGCCTCGGAAGCGGAGCTCCAGGCCGCGGGCAAGCCGGCCGAGGCCGAGGCATGGATGCGTGCGCACGATCTCGTCTACGATGGCGTGCTGGAGGCGCCCAAGGGCAAGACGCCCGACGACTGGGAGCCGGTCGAGCTTCCGCTGTTCCGCGCCACCCGGTTTGGCGATGACCAGGACCGCCCGATCCGCAAGAGCGACGGCAATTGGACCTATTTCGGCGCCGACCTTGCCTATCACATGCAGAAGGCTGCGGCTGCTGACGAGCTGATCGACATCTGGGGCGCCGACCATGCCGGGACGGTGAAGCGCATCAAGGCCGCCGTGTCCGCCCTAGCCGAAGGCGAAGGCCGGGCGATCCCGTTCGACGTGAAGCTGGTGCAGATGGTCCAGCTACTTCGCAACGGCGAGCCGGTGAAGATGTCGAAACGGTCCGGCACGTTCGTGACGCTGTCCGAAGTGGCGGAGGAAGTGGGCAAGGACGTGGTCCGCTTCACCATGCTGACCCGCAAACCTGAAGCGCAGATGGAGTTCGATTTCGCCAAGGTGGTGGAGGCGTCGAAGGACAATCCGGTGTTCTACGTCCAGTACGCCAGCGCTCGCATCCACTCCACGCTGCGCAAGGCGGCGGCGGAAGGGATCGCGCCCGATCCGGCGGCGCTCGACCGCCTTGGCGGGGACGAGATCGCGCTGATCCGCCTGGCCGCGCAGTTCCCCCGCATCGTGGAAGCCGCCGCCGTGGCGCGCGAACCCCACCGCATCGCGTTCTTCCTTTATGATCTTGCCGCCGCCTTCCACGCATTCTGGAACGCGGGCAACGACAGCCCGGACAAGCGCATCATCGTTGCAGGCGACCCGACGCTGACCGCGGCGAGGCTTTTCCTCGCCAGCCAGATCGTGCAGGTTATCCGCAACGGCCTGGCGATACTGGGCGTCGAGGCAGTGGAGGAGATGTGA
- the thrB gene encoding homoserine kinase, whose product MAVYTPLAAEDLAALIDAYDVGALVSAKGIAEGVSNSNWLVETAGADGAGARFILTMYERRIDLGELPFFLGLLDYLSARGCPVPRTIHDRDGNASRDLAGKTVALIEFLPGISVDRPTAAQARSVGAALAGVHLAARDFPLSRANALGIAASHAALARCGAASLEGIAAGLSEAITRAAALRDRWPETLPRSVCHTDLFPDNVLMRGERVAGMIDFYFACNEAMAYDLAVTHAAWSFARDGSAFHADVGRALVEGYESVRPLTAPERRALPLLAEGACLRFVASRAEDWLEGPPGALVERKDPMAFMRRLHFYAGAGEDPFHA is encoded by the coding sequence GTGGCGGTCTACACGCCCCTCGCTGCCGAGGACCTCGCCGCCCTGATCGATGCCTACGACGTCGGCGCGCTGGTGTCGGCCAAGGGGATCGCCGAAGGTGTCTCCAATTCCAACTGGCTGGTCGAAACCGCCGGTGCGGACGGGGCGGGTGCGCGCTTTATCCTGACGATGTACGAACGGCGCATCGACCTCGGCGAACTGCCGTTCTTCCTCGGCCTGCTAGATTACCTGTCCGCGCGTGGATGCCCGGTTCCGCGCACAATCCACGATCGCGACGGGAACGCCTCCCGCGACCTCGCCGGCAAGACGGTCGCGCTGATCGAGTTCCTGCCGGGCATCTCGGTCGATCGGCCCACGGCCGCGCAGGCGCGTTCCGTCGGGGCGGCGCTGGCCGGGGTGCACCTGGCCGCGCGCGATTTTCCCCTTTCGCGCGCCAACGCGCTCGGCATCGCGGCCAGCCACGCTGCGCTCGCGCGGTGCGGCGCGGCCTCGCTTGAGGGGATTGCCGCGGGGCTGTCCGAAGCGATTACCCGCGCCGCGGCCCTGCGCGACCGCTGGCCCGAAACGCTGCCGCGTTCCGTCTGCCACACGGACCTGTTTCCCGACAACGTCCTGATGCGCGGCGAACGGGTCGCGGGCATGATCGACTTCTACTTCGCCTGCAACGAGGCGATGGCGTACGACCTTGCCGTGACGCACGCCGCCTGGAGCTTCGCCAGGGACGGGTCCGCGTTTCACGCCGATGTCGGCCGCGCGCTGGTGGAAGGATACGAATCGGTGCGTCCGCTGACCGCGCCGGAGCGCCGCGCCCTGCCCCTGCTGGCCGAAGGGGCCTGCCTGCGCTTCGTCGCCAGCCGCGCGGAAGACTGGCTGGAAGGGCCGCCCGGCGCGCTTGTCGAACGGAAGGACCCGATGGCCTTCATGCGGCGCTTGCATTTTTACGCCGGGGCGGGCGAAGACCCCTTCCACGCATGA
- the ispH gene encoding 4-hydroxy-3-methylbut-2-enyl diphosphate reductase, with product MNAPLQAPPSASPGSAAGRLPLLLLLAAPRGFCAGVDRAIEIVERAIEKFGAPVYVRHEIVHNRYVVDALKAQGAIFVEELDEVPDGAPVVFSAHGVPKAIPVEATRREMTWVDATCPLVSKVHRQAERQIEAGRHIVFIGHRGHPEVIGTMGQVPNGTMTLVETLADVAELGFAPGTPLSFLTQTTLSVDDTREIVAALQNKYPGIVGPKAEDICYATSNRQAAVKVIAPGSDLVLVIGAPNSSNSLRLVEVAERLGTDARLIERASDIDPAWLEGVGTVGVTAGASAPETLVREVVARLSEWRDVEEHQIVSAEENMIFKLPRQLAD from the coding sequence ATGAACGCCCCCTTGCAAGCCCCGCCCTCCGCCAGCCCTGGGAGCGCCGCCGGGCGGTTGCCGCTGCTGCTGCTCTTGGCCGCGCCGCGCGGCTTCTGCGCCGGGGTGGACCGCGCGATCGAGATCGTGGAGCGCGCGATCGAGAAGTTCGGCGCGCCCGTCTATGTCCGGCACGAGATCGTCCACAACCGCTACGTGGTCGATGCGCTGAAGGCGCAGGGCGCGATCTTCGTGGAGGAACTGGACGAGGTGCCCGACGGCGCGCCGGTCGTGTTCAGCGCGCACGGCGTGCCCAAGGCGATTCCTGTCGAGGCGACCCGGCGCGAGATGACCTGGGTGGATGCCACCTGCCCGCTGGTCAGCAAGGTCCACCGCCAGGCGGAACGCCAGATCGAGGCGGGGCGGCACATCGTCTTCATCGGCCACCGCGGGCACCCCGAAGTGATCGGGACCATGGGACAGGTGCCGAACGGAACGATGACCCTGGTGGAAACGCTGGCCGACGTCGCCGAACTCGGCTTCGCGCCCGGCACGCCGCTGTCCTTCCTGACCCAGACCACTCTGTCCGTGGACGACACGCGCGAGATCGTCGCCGCGCTCCAGAACAAATACCCCGGAATCGTGGGGCCCAAGGCGGAAGATATCTGCTACGCGACATCCAACCGGCAGGCCGCGGTCAAGGTGATCGCGCCCGGGAGCGACCTGGTGCTGGTAATCGGCGCGCCCAATTCGTCCAATTCGCTCCGGCTGGTGGAAGTGGCGGAGCGGCTGGGCACGGACGCCCGTCTGATCGAGCGGGCGAGCGACATCGACCCGGCCTGGCTGGAAGGCGTGGGCACGGTGGGCGTTACCGCCGGCGCCTCCGCCCCCGAAACGCTGGTGCGCGAAGTCGTCGCGCGGCTTTCCGAATGGCGCGACGTGGAGGAGCACCAGATCGTCTCCGCCGAAGAGAATATGATCTTCAAGCTGCCGCGCCAGCTTGCGGACTAG